From one Anguilla rostrata isolate EN2019 chromosome 12, ASM1855537v3, whole genome shotgun sequence genomic stretch:
- the LOC135236485 gene encoding C-X-C chemokine receptor type 5: protein MTNITFPIINRRSMDQITKRITIEGLDEFDYPNYSCPSSNCSEGEDWELACDGAVEMQAFHAWFQPLAYGVMLLLGVTGNGLLLAVLLRRRTRLRATEVYLLHLAVADLLLLLTFPFSVAEHAVGWLFGDFLCAALGFLRSLNFFCGVLLLACISFERYLAVVHAVRSLRGRRPLTGHLTCAAVWLVSAGVSAPICALLSVEEGPADQPRCRLHRNGIHDSNWVLASRALTLSLGFFLPLAVMTYCYAAVILALCRSRHRSLEKHGAVRLALLVTAAFCLCWLPYNVAALLDTLVMLRLVAVESCDALTRSNRALAVTEGVGYAHCCLIPLLYAFLGVHFRRELRQLPCAAACCLRWGGWPSLPSSRLHSTTQPSWSEGAVTTATKVM from the exons ATGACAAATATCACATTTCCGATCATCAACCGGAGGAGCATGGATCAGATAACAAAGAGAATAACTATCGAG GGGCTGGACGAATTTGACTACCCCAACTACTCTTGCCCCTCGTCTAACTGCTCGGAGGGGGAGGACTGGGAGCTGGCGTGCGACGGTGCGGTTGAAATGCAGGCCTTCCACGCCTGGTTCCAGCCCCTGGCGTACGGCGTCATGCTCCTGCTGGGCGTGACAGGAAACGGGCTCCTATTGGCCGTCCTGCTGAGGCGCCGGACCCGCCTGCGCGCCACCGAGGTCTACCTGCTCCACCTGGCGGTGGCCgacctgctcctcctcctcaccttcCCCTTCTCCGTGGCCGAGCACGCGGTGGGCTGGCTCTTCGGCGACTTCCTGTGCGCGGCGCTGGGCTTCCTGCGCAGCCTCAACTTCTTCTGCGGCGTCCTGCTGCTGGCGTGCATCAGCTTCGAGCGCTACCTGGCCGTGGTGCACGCCGTACGCAGCCTGCGGGGCCGACGCCCCCTCACTGGCCACCTGACCTGCGCCGCCGTCTGGCTGGTCAGCGCGGGGGTCTCCGCCCCCATCTGCGCCTTGCTGTCCGTGGAGGAGGGGCCGGCCGACCAGCCCCGCTGCCGTCTCCACAGAAACGGTATCCACGACAGCAACTGGGTGCTGGCCAGCCGCGCGCTGACGCTGTCGCTGGGCTTCTTCCTGCCGCTGGCGGTGATGACGTACTGCTACGCGGCGGTGATCCTGGCGCTGTGCCGCAGCCGCCACCGCAGCCTGGAGAAGCACGGCGCCGTGCGGCTGGCCCTGCTGGTCACCGCCGCCTTCTGCCTCTGCTGGCTGCCCTACAACGTCGCCGCCCTGCTGGACACCCTGGTCATGCTGCGGCTGGTGGCGGTGGAGAGCTGCGACGCCCTGACGCGGTCCAATCGGGCGCTGGCGGTGACGGAGGGCGTCGGGTACGCGCACTGCTGCCTCATCCCACTGCTGTACGCCTTCCTGGGCGTGCACTTCCGCCGGGAGCTGAGGCAGCTGCCCTGCGCCGCCGCCTGCTGCCTCCGCTGGGGCGGGTGGCCCAGCCTGCCCTCCTCGCGGCTCCACAGCACCACCCAGCCCTCCTGGTCCGAGGGGGCGGTCACCACCGCCACCAAGGTCATGTGA